In Balaenoptera ricei isolate mBalRic1 chromosome 4, mBalRic1.hap2, whole genome shotgun sequence, the following are encoded in one genomic region:
- the KCNE2 gene encoding potassium voltage-gated channel subfamily E member 2, with amino-acid sequence MPTPSNLTQTLEYVFKRIFVTYMDNWRRNTTAEQEALQAKVDAENFYYVILYLMVMIGMFSFIIVAILVSTVKSKRQEHSNDPYHQYIVEDWQEKYKSQILNLGEPRATIHENTGAAGLKMSP; translated from the coding sequence ATGCCTACTCCATCCAATCTGACACAGACACTGGAATATGTCTTCAAAAGGATTTTTGTTACTTATATGGACAATTGGCGCAGGAACACAACAGCTGAGCAGGAGGCCCTGCAAGCCAAAGTCGATGCTGAGAACTTCTACTACGTCATCTTGTACCTTATGGTTATGATCGGAATGTTCTCTTTCATCATTGTGGCCATCCTGGTGAGCACAGTGAAATCCAAGAGACAAGAACACTCCAATGACCCGTACCACCAGTACATTGTGGAGGACTGGCAAGAGAAGTACAAGAGTCAAATCTTGAACCTAGGAGAACCAAGGGCCACCATCCACGAGAACACTGGTGCAGCAGGGCTCAAAATGTCTCCTTGA
- the SMIM11 gene encoding small integral membrane protein 11, producing the protein MNWKVLEHVPLLLYILVAKTLILCLAFAGAKVYQRKKLEAKQQKLEAEKKKQSEKKDN; encoded by the exons ATGAACTGGAAG GTTCTTGAACACGTGCCCCTGCTGCTGTATATCTTGGTAGCGAAAACATTAATTCTCTGCCTGGCATTTGCCGGAGCCAAAGTATACCAAAGGAAAAAATTGGAAGCAAAACAGCAAAAACTGGAAGCTGAAAAGAagaagcagtcagagaagaaggaTAACTAA
- the C4H21orf140 gene encoding uncharacterized protein C21orf140 homolog, with product MPHFAKRLLRNIIIRNLFRSMKRKQCLQYLKTLRTLQYDGFTTVYFGETDIPESLVTGEDFSDGYFMPTPAWCIVHAGGSQGWMPWKYRMFLRDELCIKQEDSLFSEFCDVAKKTYGKCTIVVKERRRQDEMKPKEDKESEAQAHVPSVINLTNITCCPEVAKSYGHKLLSLPSPYSYLNPLDSAWSSLKWFIINNRKEFCLQSIDGVYSYQYILFSDLISKGIERINPSKWRTLTNKVRRWENYYLGKFS from the coding sequence ATGCCTCACTTTGCAAAACGTCTTTTAAGAAACATTATTATCAGAAATCTATTCCGTAGCATGAAGAGGAAGCAATGTCTCCAGTATTTGAAAACCCTGAGAACACTGCAATATGATGGGTTTACAACTGTATATTTTGGGGAAACTGATATCCCTGAGAGTCTTGTGACAGGGGAAGATTTTAGTGATGGCTATTTCATGCCAACTCCAGCTTGGTGTATTGTGCATGCCGGTGGTAGTCAAGGATGGATGCCTTGGAAATATCGGATGTTCCTAAGGGATGAGTTATGCATCAAAcaagaagacagcctcttctctgagttctgtgatgTGGCAAAGAAGACCTACGGGAAGTGCACCATTGTGGTCAAAGAGAGAAGGCGGCAGGATGAGATGAAGCCAAAGGAAGACAAAGAATCCGAGGCCCAGGCCCATGTCCCATCAGTCATTAACTTAACGAACATCACATGTTGTCCTGAGGTGGCCAAGTCCTATGGCCATAAACTactctctctgccttccccttACAGTTATCTGAACCCTCTAGACTCAGCCTGGTCTTCTCTGAAATGGTTTATCATCAATAACAGAAAGGAGTTTTGTTTGCAGTCCATTGATGGTGTCTATTCTTACCAGTATATACTCTTCAGTGATTTAATTAGCAAAGGGATTGAAAGGATAAACCCAAGCAAATGGAGAACACTAACTAACAAAGTACGAAGATGGGAAAACTACTATCTTGGTAAATTTTCTTAA